One genomic region from Streptomyces sp. NBC_00457 encodes:
- a CDS encoding SGNH/GDSL hydrolase family protein, protein MIARVVCALLLAVQTAPAYASDDRPREVVTWGASADRLGDGVADRGYRLVVHTSAAGTDLRIRLSNAFGDRPITFDSAYAGVRKTGAELVRGSNRRLTFGGARSVTVPAGETVLSDPLPGKLPAATDLVISIHTPDAAGPATGHGMAMATSYTTQGDHTAEEGAANWTGTTGSWFYLDAVSVRAGSAAVVALGDSITDGWQSTTDLNRRWPDYLARRLLQADTGVKGVANEGISGNKVLADGLGQSALNRLERDVLSQPGVRTVFLFEGVNDIKAHTGVTAQDLINGYRQIIARAHAAGQCVVGATVGPFKGWSEWDPAAEAVRQEVNRFIRSGGEFDAVTDFDRILRSPYDPERILPFFDNGDHLHPNDKGMQAMADAVDLDDLDCA, encoded by the coding sequence GTGATCGCCAGAGTCGTCTGCGCACTCCTGCTGGCGGTGCAGACCGCCCCCGCGTACGCCTCAGACGACCGGCCACGTGAGGTCGTCACCTGGGGTGCGAGCGCGGACCGCCTGGGCGACGGCGTGGCCGACCGCGGCTACCGGCTCGTCGTGCACACCAGTGCCGCCGGCACCGACCTGCGGATCCGGCTCTCCAATGCCTTCGGAGACCGGCCGATCACCTTCGACAGCGCCTACGCGGGAGTCCGCAAGACGGGTGCCGAACTGGTCCGCGGCAGCAACCGGCGGCTGACCTTCGGCGGCGCCCGGTCCGTCACCGTCCCGGCCGGAGAAACCGTGCTCAGCGACCCCCTGCCCGGGAAGCTGCCCGCCGCGACCGACCTGGTGATCAGCATCCATACGCCGGACGCGGCGGGCCCGGCGACCGGACACGGCATGGCGATGGCGACGTCGTACACGACCCAGGGCGATCACACCGCCGAGGAGGGTGCCGCCAACTGGACGGGCACGACCGGCTCGTGGTTCTACCTCGACGCGGTCTCCGTCCGTGCCGGCTCCGCGGCGGTGGTCGCCCTCGGCGACTCCATCACCGACGGCTGGCAGTCCACCACCGATCTGAACCGCCGCTGGCCCGACTACCTTGCCCGCCGGCTGCTGCAGGCGGACACGGGCGTCAAAGGCGTGGCCAACGAAGGGATTTCCGGCAACAAGGTGCTGGCCGACGGCCTCGGCCAGAGCGCCCTCAACCGGCTGGAACGCGACGTCCTGTCCCAGCCGGGCGTGCGCACCGTGTTCCTCTTCGAGGGCGTCAACGACATCAAGGCCCACACGGGCGTGACCGCCCAGGACCTGATCAACGGTTACCGCCAGATCATCGCGCGGGCGCACGCGGCCGGGCAGTGCGTCGTCGGCGCCACCGTCGGACCGTTCAAGGGCTGGTCGGAATGGGACCCGGCGGCCGAGGCCGTACGCCAGGAAGTCAACCGATTCATCAGGTCTGGCGGGGAGTTCGACGCCGTCACCGACTTCGACCGCATCCTCCGCAGCCCCTACGACCCCGAGCGCATCCTGCCCTTCTTCGACAACGGCGACCATCTGCACCCCAACGACAAGGGCATGCAGGCCATGGCGGACGCCGTGGACCTGGACGACCTCGACTGCGCGTGA
- a CDS encoding ATP-binding protein, producing MSGQPMPCSPAEIGSLFLFEKLSAEQLGQLCRAGRVEKFEPGPVYTEGEPATCFYVMIEGTVVLSRRVGVDDVEVTRTSQRGVYAGSMQAYLGDRVRQVYNSSMRVTEPTRFFVVPAEEFAAFMQQWFPMAVHLLEGLFFGSKNTQRAIGERERLLALGSLSAGLTHELNNPAAAAVRATATLRERVGKMRHKLAVIAQGSYSPEVMANLIDIQERTAERVAKAPVLTPLEAADREDALTDWLDDHDIQEGWRIAPTFVQAGIDTDWLDQIAAAVDEEILPNAIGWLNYTVETELLMDEINDSTNRISHLVDAAKQYSQLDRAPYQVADVHELLDSTLLMLSGKIGERIKVVKEYDRTLPNIPAYPAELNQVWTNLIDNAVHAINDAGGEGTLTVRTALQHERLLVEFRDTGPGVPKEIRSRIFDPFFTTKPVGEGTGLGLDISWRIVVNKHHGTLQVESEPGDTRFQVLLPLVAPANDMPEEAV from the coding sequence GTGAGCGGGCAGCCGATGCCGTGCAGCCCCGCGGAGATCGGGTCGCTGTTCCTGTTCGAGAAGCTGTCCGCCGAGCAGCTCGGACAGCTGTGCCGCGCGGGGCGGGTGGAGAAGTTCGAGCCCGGGCCCGTGTACACCGAGGGCGAGCCCGCCACCTGCTTCTACGTCATGATCGAGGGCACGGTGGTGCTCTCCCGCCGGGTCGGCGTCGACGACGTGGAGGTCACCCGCACCTCCCAGCGCGGGGTGTACGCGGGATCCATGCAGGCGTACCTCGGGGACCGGGTACGCCAGGTCTACAACAGCTCCATGCGGGTCACGGAACCCACCCGGTTCTTCGTGGTGCCCGCCGAGGAGTTCGCGGCCTTCATGCAGCAGTGGTTCCCCATGGCGGTCCACCTGCTCGAAGGCCTCTTCTTCGGCTCGAAGAACACCCAGCGGGCCATCGGGGAGCGCGAACGGCTGCTGGCACTCGGGTCGTTGTCGGCGGGTCTGACCCACGAGCTCAACAACCCGGCAGCGGCGGCCGTACGAGCCACCGCGACGCTCCGGGAGCGCGTGGGCAAGATGCGGCACAAGCTCGCCGTCATCGCCCAGGGCTCCTACTCCCCCGAGGTCATGGCGAACCTCATCGACATCCAGGAACGCACCGCCGAACGCGTCGCCAAGGCACCCGTGCTGACTCCGCTGGAAGCCGCCGACCGGGAGGACGCCCTCACCGACTGGCTCGACGACCACGACATCCAGGAGGGCTGGCGGATCGCGCCGACCTTCGTGCAGGCCGGCATCGACACCGACTGGCTCGACCAGATCGCGGCGGCCGTGGACGAGGAGATCCTGCCGAACGCGATCGGGTGGCTCAACTACACCGTCGAGACCGAGCTGTTGATGGACGAGATCAACGACTCCACCAACCGCATCTCCCACCTCGTCGACGCGGCCAAGCAGTATTCGCAGCTCGACCGGGCGCCCTATCAGGTCGCCGACGTGCATGAACTCCTCGACAGCACCCTGCTGATGCTCTCGGGCAAGATCGGGGAGCGGATCAAGGTCGTCAAGGAGTACGACCGTACGCTCCCGAACATTCCGGCGTACCCGGCGGAGCTCAACCAGGTGTGGACCAACCTGATCGACAACGCGGTCCACGCGATCAACGACGCGGGCGGCGAAGGGACGTTGACCGTGCGGACGGCGCTCCAGCACGAACGGTTGCTGGTGGAGTTCCGTGACACCGGGCCGGGCGTGCCCAAGGAGATCCGCAGCCGTATCTTCGACCCCTTCTTCACCACCAAGCCGGTGGGCGAGGGAACCGGGCTCGGCCTGGACATATCCTGGCGGATCGTCGTCAACAAGCATCACGGCACGCTTCAGGTCGAGTCCGAGCCGGGCGACACGCGCTTCCAGGTGCTGCTTCCGCTGGTCGCGCCCGCGAACGACATGCCCGAGGAGGCCGTATGA
- a CDS encoding glycosyl hydrolase family 95 catalytic domain-containing protein — translation MNPRPNDPSRRTLLSLTTAVALSTLPTFTATAAPARPTEVPQYAGSSLWWQAPGDEASLIEQGLPVGNGRLGALASNDPGRELLLITDATMWTGGLNDTLDADGQFPYGRADFGSFTLLARLTVDIPDHDLGAVSGYRRTLDLAQGLITSSYVRSGATYRRQIFASHPDDVIVLHFTQSGGGHYTGMITLTGTHGETPTTAESFGATLANGLRYGAAVKAHGSGGKVTVNGTRIDFSGCKDLTVVVSGGTNYAPDAAANFRNPSLDPERLARTKVRDAATESAATLRRTHIADYRALFGQLDLSLGTSTAAQREMDTWERLQARALDLEPDPELEAAYLQFGRYLMISGSRDSLPLNLQGLWLDGNDPDWMGDYHTDINLQMNYWMADRAGLSRCFDAFTDYCLAQLPSWTKLTQTLFNDPRNRYRNSTGKIAGWTVAISTNPYGGGGWWWHPAGNAWLCNSLYEHYEYTQSRAYLAKIYPLLKGACEFWEARLLTTTLPGTTTEVLIADSDWSPEHGPLDAKGITYAQELVWALFGTFCVAAAELRRDSGYADTIAGLRKRLYLPQVSPKTGWLEEWMSPDNLGETTHRHLSGLVGLFPGDRIRPDGSTPQEIVDGATAQLTARGMNSFGWANAWRSLCWARLKDADKAYQLVVNNLRPSTGGSNGTAFNLFDIYEVDKGRGIFQIDANFGTPAAILEMLLYSRPGHLELLPALPDAWSASGSLTGAPARGGFVVDLRWADGTPTQVRIRSMGGRTTTVAYGGASRTVKLKPGQSVTLKDLAR, via the coding sequence ATGAATCCCCGTCCGAACGACCCCAGCAGACGGACCCTCCTCTCCCTCACCACCGCCGTCGCCCTCAGCACCCTGCCCACCTTCACCGCCACCGCCGCACCCGCTCGCCCCACGGAAGTCCCGCAGTACGCCGGATCCTCCCTGTGGTGGCAGGCCCCCGGCGACGAGGCCTCGCTGATCGAGCAGGGCCTGCCCGTCGGTAACGGCCGCCTCGGAGCGCTCGCCAGCAACGACCCCGGCCGCGAGCTGCTGCTGATCACCGACGCCACGATGTGGACCGGCGGCCTCAACGACACGCTCGACGCGGACGGTCAATTCCCCTACGGGCGGGCCGACTTCGGCTCCTTCACGCTGCTCGCCAGGCTCACCGTCGACATCCCCGACCACGACCTGGGCGCCGTCTCCGGCTACCGCCGCACCCTCGACCTCGCCCAGGGCCTGATCACCAGCTCCTACGTCCGCTCCGGCGCCACCTACCGGCGCCAGATCTTCGCCAGCCACCCCGACGACGTGATCGTCCTGCACTTCACCCAGAGCGGCGGCGGCCACTACACCGGAATGATCACGCTCACCGGCACCCACGGCGAAACCCCCACCACCGCCGAGTCGTTCGGCGCCACCCTTGCCAACGGCCTTCGCTACGGCGCCGCAGTGAAGGCCCACGGCAGCGGCGGCAAGGTCACCGTCAACGGCACGCGCATCGACTTCTCCGGCTGCAAAGACCTCACTGTCGTGGTCAGCGGCGGCACCAACTACGCGCCCGACGCCGCCGCGAACTTCCGCAACCCGTCCCTCGATCCCGAGCGGTTGGCCCGTACGAAGGTCCGCGACGCCGCCACCGAATCGGCCGCCACCCTGCGGCGCACCCACATCGCCGACTACCGCGCCCTCTTCGGACAGCTGGACCTCTCGCTCGGCACGTCCACGGCCGCGCAGCGCGAGATGGACACCTGGGAACGCCTCCAGGCGCGCGCCCTCGACCTCGAACCCGACCCTGAACTGGAGGCCGCCTACCTCCAGTTCGGCCGCTACCTCATGATCTCCGGCTCGCGCGACAGCCTGCCGCTGAACCTCCAGGGCCTGTGGCTGGACGGCAACGACCCGGATTGGATGGGCGACTACCACACGGACATCAACCTCCAGATGAACTACTGGATGGCCGACCGGGCGGGCCTGTCCCGGTGTTTCGACGCCTTCACCGACTACTGCCTCGCCCAGCTCCCGTCCTGGACGAAGCTCACCCAGACCCTCTTCAACGACCCGCGCAACCGCTACCGCAACTCCACCGGCAAGATCGCCGGCTGGACCGTCGCCATCTCCACCAACCCCTATGGCGGAGGCGGCTGGTGGTGGCACCCGGCGGGCAACGCCTGGCTGTGCAACAGCCTGTACGAGCACTACGAGTACACCCAGTCACGGGCCTATCTGGCGAAGATCTATCCGCTCCTCAAGGGCGCCTGCGAGTTCTGGGAGGCGCGGCTGCTGACCACGACCCTCCCCGGCACCACGACAGAGGTGCTGATCGCCGACAGCGACTGGTCGCCGGAGCACGGCCCGCTCGACGCCAAGGGCATCACGTACGCCCAGGAGCTGGTGTGGGCGCTGTTCGGCACCTTCTGTGTCGCGGCGGCGGAGTTGCGGCGGGACAGCGGCTACGCGGACACCATCGCGGGTCTGCGCAAGCGGCTCTACCTGCCGCAGGTCAGCCCGAAGACCGGTTGGCTGGAGGAGTGGATGTCGCCGGACAACCTCGGCGAGACCACCCACCGGCACCTGTCCGGGCTGGTCGGCCTGTTCCCCGGCGACCGCATCCGCCCCGACGGCTCCACGCCCCAGGAGATCGTCGACGGAGCCACCGCCCAACTGACCGCCCGCGGCATGAACAGCTTCGGCTGGGCCAACGCCTGGCGCAGCCTGTGCTGGGCCCGCCTCAAGGACGCCGACAAGGCCTACCAGCTGGTCGTCAACAACCTCCGGCCGTCCACCGGCGGCAGCAACGGCACCGCGTTCAACCTCTTCGACATCTACGAGGTGGACAAGGGCCGCGGCATCTTCCAGATCGACGCCAACTTCGGTACACCGGCCGCGATCCTCGAGATGCTGCTGTACTCCCGCCCTGGCCACCTGGAGCTCCTCCCCGCCCTCCCCGACGCCTGGTCCGCGTCCGGCTCCCTCACCGGGGCCCCGGCACGCGGCGGCTTCGTCGTCGACCTGCGCTGGGCCGACGGCACACCGACCCAGGTGCGCATCCGCAGCATGGGCGGGCGGACGACGACCGTGGCGTACGGCGGCGCCTCCCGGACGGTGAAGCTGAAGCCGGGGCAGTCCGTGACGCTGAAGGACCTGGCCCGGTGA
- a CDS encoding UBP-type zinc finger domain-containing protein has product MTSDNMIDPAVPPSGMGCVECDEVGGWWFHLRRCAQCGHIGCCDSSPAKHATAHFRETGHPVVRSFEPGEEWFWNYATSEMYEAGPELAPPVSHPADQPAPGPVGRVPEDWARVLKG; this is encoded by the coding sequence ATGACGAGCGACAACATGATCGACCCTGCTGTTCCGCCCAGTGGCATGGGATGTGTGGAGTGCGACGAGGTCGGCGGGTGGTGGTTCCATCTGCGGCGGTGTGCGCAGTGCGGGCACATCGGTTGCTGCGACTCGTCGCCGGCGAAGCATGCGACCGCGCATTTCCGGGAGACCGGGCATCCTGTGGTGCGTAGTTTCGAGCCGGGTGAGGAGTGGTTCTGGAACTATGCGACGTCCGAGATGTATGAGGCGGGGCCGGAGCTGGCACCTCCGGTGAGTCATCCGGCTGATCAACCGGCGCCGGGTCCTGTGGGGCGGGTTCCGGAGGATTGGGCTCGGGTGTTGAAGGGCTGA
- a CDS encoding glycoside hydrolase family 88/105 protein, translating into MNRRRLLTGGAALTATATLLPTTRAAAAPAPALPSRAEVVSVLRRVADHWITAHQDPGDNGWANATFFSGLLTLHRLTSTPRYLAYAKEWAEKHAYGLKGGVTTRHADNHNAGQAYLDLYAIEPEERKLAAIEESLHRMVYTDQPEKNDDWWWDDALHMGMPPFARLGVLRGDPAYRAKLYSLYDHTKRIEGGPGLYDPATGLWYRDKRFLPGGILSPSGKPVVWSRGTGWVAGGHTKTLKALPPGEPHTAEYRETLIRLVRALARVQRTDGFWNVNLADPDHLPGPETSGTSFFLYGTAYALRARLVDRAAHLPVVCRAWQGLVTTAVHPDGFLGYVQQAGHRPESSQPVTYDTTADFGVGAFLLGGTELARLLG; encoded by the coding sequence ATGAACCGACGTCGCTTACTGACCGGCGGTGCCGCCCTCACGGCGACCGCGACACTCCTGCCGACGACGAGAGCAGCGGCCGCACCGGCCCCGGCACTCCCGTCGCGAGCGGAGGTCGTGAGCGTCCTGCGCCGGGTCGCCGACCACTGGATCACCGCCCACCAGGACCCCGGCGACAACGGCTGGGCCAACGCCACCTTCTTCAGCGGCCTGCTCACCCTGCACCGCCTCACCAGCACGCCCCGCTACCTCGCCTACGCCAAGGAGTGGGCGGAGAAGCACGCCTACGGCCTCAAGGGCGGGGTCACCACCCGGCACGCCGACAACCACAACGCCGGACAGGCCTACCTCGACCTCTACGCGATCGAGCCCGAGGAGCGGAAACTCGCGGCCATCGAGGAGTCGTTGCACCGCATGGTCTACACGGACCAGCCCGAGAAGAACGACGACTGGTGGTGGGACGACGCCCTGCACATGGGCATGCCGCCGTTCGCCCGCCTCGGTGTCCTGCGCGGTGACCCCGCCTACCGGGCCAAGCTGTACTCCCTCTACGACCACACCAAGAGGATCGAGGGCGGGCCCGGCCTGTACGACCCGGCCACCGGTCTCTGGTACCGCGACAAGAGGTTCCTGCCCGGCGGGATCCTCTCGCCCTCCGGCAAGCCGGTGGTGTGGTCCCGGGGCACCGGCTGGGTCGCCGGCGGCCACACCAAGACCCTCAAGGCCCTTCCGCCGGGCGAACCCCACACCGCCGAATACCGGGAGACGCTGATCCGGCTCGTTCGCGCGCTGGCACGGGTGCAGCGGACGGACGGCTTCTGGAACGTCAACCTCGCCGACCCCGACCACCTCCCCGGGCCCGAGACCAGCGGCACATCCTTCTTCCTCTACGGCACGGCCTACGCGCTCCGCGCCCGGCTCGTCGACCGGGCCGCGCACCTGCCCGTCGTGTGCCGGGCCTGGCAGGGCCTCGTCACCACCGCCGTCCACCCCGACGGCTTCCTCGGGTACGTCCAGCAGGCCGGCCACCGCCCGGAGTCCAGCCAGCCCGTGACGTACGACACCACCGCGGACTTCGGTGTCGGCGCCTTCCTGCTGGGCGGCACCGAACTGGCCCGGCTGCTCGGCTGA
- a CDS encoding helix-turn-helix transcriptional regulator: MENTAFTSPIVGREDELARLSSVLERARGGEARAVLVAGDAGVGKTRVLDEISGRAAAAGMTVLTGHCVDLGDVGLPYLPFSEVLGVLAADERFAGVVAAHPAVERLLGGGSDDGGRVRLFEGVAGLLADLADVAPLLLVLEDLHWADQSSRDLLRFLLSRGILQRAAGGAPTHRLAVLASYRADDLHRRHPLRPLLAELVRLPAVERLELRPMADPDVARLVRGLRERPVPDTTVRRIVERAEGNAFYAEELLAATDAEAGGVPSGLADVLLIRFEQLTDTAQQVLRTAAVAGRRVEHDLLRDAVGLPEDELESALREAVERQLLVSGDGDTYSFRHALAREAVYADLLPGERARLHGTFARLLSGQGHRAETAAERAHHYRASHDLAEALAASLEAADHAHRLGAPAEELRHLEAALDVWSSVDPAARPSGEGIDRVTLTLRASAAAAHAGESHRAVSLTRAALAGIGQDPDSELAARVRYTLAGNLISVDNLTAAFAYSSEALALIPAEPATRTWVWAAATHVMAARQVGETEVALRVARQALGIAEQLRVTDAQADLLISLAGIEGGGRRTPENRARLKEARELARSSGNAPVELRALFNLAMGCFESGALEECLPWLTEGLDRARRAGLLSSPYPLEMRYLHLLVLYTLGRWDECLRAAASDAAVLPTAGGYTAGPALNVALARGDFKAADRARALLQGPFDWMATLVAGIVLTDAAALLGDADEAVARMRSTVAALTDEVGTPPDVTVRLAALALSAVADSAVDLRRTGDEAGAHRRAQTAGELVELARDVAGHGDEGIPQGPEGQAWLARAEAEWARAVSGADAEAWGKAVAAFDYGDPYERARCRLRYAEALLAAERREEAAVEAGAARETAAELRATPLLEHADDLIRRGRLAGSDDHAASLLTAREQDVLRLLALGRSNRQIGEELFITGKTASVHVSNILGKLGAASRTEAVAIAYRRGLITPEPASG; the protein is encoded by the coding sequence CTGGAGAACACCGCGTTTACCTCGCCCATTGTCGGCCGGGAGGATGAGCTGGCTCGTCTTTCCAGTGTGCTGGAGCGTGCCCGGGGTGGTGAGGCTCGGGCTGTTCTGGTCGCCGGGGATGCCGGGGTCGGGAAGACGCGGGTGCTGGACGAGATCTCCGGGCGGGCCGCTGCCGCTGGGATGACCGTGTTGACCGGGCATTGTGTGGATCTCGGTGACGTGGGACTGCCGTATCTGCCGTTCAGTGAGGTGCTGGGGGTGCTGGCCGCTGATGAGCGGTTCGCGGGTGTGGTCGCGGCGCATCCGGCGGTGGAGCGGTTGCTGGGGGGTGGGTCGGACGACGGTGGGCGGGTGCGGCTGTTCGAGGGTGTGGCGGGGCTGCTGGCCGATCTGGCGGATGTCGCTCCGCTGCTGCTCGTGCTGGAGGATCTGCACTGGGCGGACCAGTCCTCGCGGGATCTGCTGAGGTTCCTGCTCAGCCGCGGCATCCTGCAGCGGGCCGCGGGCGGTGCGCCCACGCATCGGCTGGCGGTGCTCGCTTCGTACCGGGCGGACGATCTGCATCGCCGGCATCCGTTGCGTCCGCTGCTCGCCGAGCTGGTGCGGCTGCCCGCTGTGGAGCGGCTGGAGCTGCGGCCCATGGCCGATCCCGACGTGGCCCGGCTGGTGCGCGGGCTGCGGGAGCGTCCGGTGCCGGACACGACGGTCCGGCGGATCGTGGAGCGCGCCGAGGGCAACGCCTTCTACGCGGAGGAGTTGCTGGCCGCCACGGACGCGGAGGCGGGCGGGGTGCCCAGCGGGCTGGCCGATGTCCTCCTCATCCGTTTCGAGCAGCTGACCGACACGGCCCAGCAGGTGCTGCGTACGGCCGCCGTCGCGGGGCGGCGGGTCGAGCACGATCTGCTGCGGGACGCGGTCGGGCTCCCCGAGGACGAGCTGGAGTCGGCGCTGCGGGAGGCCGTGGAGCGGCAACTCCTGGTCTCCGGGGACGGCGACACGTACTCCTTCCGCCATGCCCTGGCCCGGGAGGCGGTGTACGCCGACCTGCTGCCGGGTGAACGGGCGCGGCTGCACGGTACGTTCGCCCGGCTGCTGTCCGGCCAGGGGCACCGCGCGGAGACCGCAGCCGAGCGCGCCCACCACTATCGCGCGAGCCATGATCTGGCCGAGGCCCTGGCCGCCTCGCTGGAGGCCGCCGACCACGCCCATCGGCTCGGTGCTCCCGCCGAGGAACTCAGGCACCTGGAGGCCGCCCTCGACGTGTGGTCGTCGGTGGACCCGGCCGCGCGTCCCTCCGGCGAGGGCATCGACAGGGTGACGCTGACGCTGCGGGCCTCCGCCGCGGCGGCGCACGCCGGGGAGTCTCACCGCGCGGTCTCCCTCACCCGTGCCGCACTGGCGGGCATCGGCCAGGACCCGGACTCCGAGCTCGCCGCCCGGGTGCGCTACACGCTCGCCGGGAACCTGATCAGCGTCGACAACCTGACGGCGGCGTTCGCGTACAGCAGCGAGGCGCTCGCTCTGATCCCCGCCGAACCCGCCACGCGGACCTGGGTGTGGGCGGCGGCCACCCATGTGATGGCGGCCCGCCAGGTCGGCGAGACCGAGGTCGCGCTGCGGGTCGCCCGCCAGGCGCTGGGCATCGCCGAGCAGTTGCGGGTGACCGACGCCCAGGCCGACCTGCTGATCTCGCTGGCCGGGATCGAAGGCGGCGGCCGACGCACTCCCGAAAACCGCGCGCGGCTGAAGGAGGCCCGGGAGCTGGCCCGTAGTTCGGGAAACGCGCCGGTGGAGCTGCGTGCCCTGTTCAACCTCGCCATGGGCTGTTTCGAGTCCGGCGCTCTGGAAGAGTGCCTGCCTTGGCTGACCGAGGGCCTGGACCGCGCCCGCCGCGCCGGTCTGCTGTCCTCGCCGTATCCGCTCGAGATGCGCTATCTCCACCTGCTGGTGCTGTACACCCTGGGCCGCTGGGACGAGTGCCTGCGCGCGGCGGCGAGCGACGCCGCGGTGCTGCCGACGGCCGGCGGCTATACGGCGGGTCCCGCGCTGAACGTCGCCCTGGCGCGCGGCGACTTCAAGGCAGCCGACCGTGCGCGCGCCCTGCTTCAGGGGCCGTTCGACTGGATGGCCACGCTCGTCGCGGGAATCGTGCTGACGGATGCCGCCGCGCTGCTCGGCGATGCGGACGAGGCCGTGGCGCGGATGCGGTCCACCGTCGCGGCGCTCACCGATGAGGTGGGCACGCCGCCCGACGTGACGGTCCGGCTTGCCGCGCTCGCCCTGTCCGCCGTCGCCGATTCGGCCGTCGATCTGCGCCGCACCGGCGACGAGGCCGGGGCCCACCGCCGGGCGCAGACAGCGGGCGAGCTGGTGGAGTTGGCGCGGGATGTGGCCGGGCACGGCGACGAAGGCATTCCGCAGGGCCCGGAGGGTCAGGCCTGGCTGGCCCGGGCGGAGGCGGAGTGGGCGCGGGCCGTGTCCGGTGCGGACGCGGAGGCGTGGGGGAAGGCGGTGGCCGCGTTCGACTACGGCGACCCGTATGAGCGGGCGCGCTGCCGACTGCGGTACGCCGAGGCCCTGTTGGCGGCCGAGCGGCGCGAGGAGGCGGCCGTCGAGGCGGGCGCGGCCCGGGAGACGGCCGCCGAACTCCGCGCCACTCCGCTGCTGGAGCACGCGGACGACCTCATACGCCGCGGCAGGCTGGCGGGCAGTGACGACCACGCCGCGTCACTGCTCACCGCCCGCGAGCAGGACGTCCTGCGGCTCCTCGCCCTCGGCCGCAGCAACCGGCAGATAGGCGAGGAGCTGTTCATCACCGGCAAGACGGCGAGCGTCCACGTCTCCAACATTCTCGGCAAGCTGGGCGCCGCGAGCCGCACCGAGGCCGTGGCGATCGCCTACCGCCGGGGCCTGATCACCCCGGAGCCGGCGTCCGGCTGA